The following coding sequences lie in one Cupriavidus sp. WKF15 genomic window:
- a CDS encoding ribonucleotide-diphosphate reductase subunit beta, whose product MLSWDDDVQATPQAAPQPALQPAASAATADQQGVLPSSATQAGILGNNPNAAAAQSNRRVNAADKRVINGSTDVNQLVPFKYKWAWEKYLAGCANHWMPQEINMSRDIATWKDPNGLTEDERRIIKRNLGFFVTADSLAANNIVLGTYRQITAPECRQYLLRQAFEEAIHTHAYQYIVESLGLNEAEIFNAYHEVQSIRDKDEFLIPFIDTLTDPSFKTGTPENDQKLLKSLIVFACIMEGLFFYVGFTQILAMGRQNKMTGAAEQYQYILRDESLHCNFGIDLINQIKLENPHLWTAEFKAEITELFKKAVDLEYRYAEDTMPRGVLGLNAPMFKSYLRFICNRRCQQIGLDQLFPNEENPFPWMSEMIDLKKERNFFETRVIEYQTGGALSWD is encoded by the coding sequence ATGCTGAGCTGGGACGACGACGTTCAAGCCACCCCGCAGGCCGCACCGCAGCCTGCCCTGCAACCCGCTGCATCGGCTGCCACCGCTGACCAGCAAGGCGTGCTGCCGTCGAGCGCCACGCAAGCCGGCATCCTGGGCAACAACCCCAACGCCGCCGCCGCGCAGAGCAACCGCCGCGTCAACGCCGCCGACAAGCGCGTGATCAACGGCTCGACCGACGTCAACCAGCTCGTCCCGTTCAAGTACAAGTGGGCGTGGGAAAAGTACCTGGCCGGCTGCGCCAACCACTGGATGCCGCAGGAAATCAACATGTCGCGCGACATCGCCACGTGGAAGGACCCGAACGGCCTGACCGAGGACGAGCGCCGCATCATCAAGCGCAACCTGGGCTTCTTTGTCACGGCCGACTCGCTGGCCGCCAACAACATCGTGCTGGGCACCTACCGCCAGATCACCGCGCCGGAATGCCGCCAGTACCTGCTGCGCCAGGCCTTTGAAGAGGCCATCCACACGCACGCCTACCAGTACATCGTTGAATCGCTGGGCCTGAACGAAGCCGAGATCTTCAACGCGTACCACGAAGTGCAGTCGATCCGCGACAAGGACGAGTTCCTGATCCCATTTATCGACACGCTGACCGACCCGTCGTTCAAGACTGGCACGCCGGAAAACGACCAGAAGCTGCTGAAGTCGCTGATCGTGTTCGCCTGCATCATGGAAGGGCTGTTCTTCTATGTGGGCTTCACGCAGATCCTGGCGATGGGGCGGCAGAACAAGATGACTGGGGCTGCGGAGCAGTATCAGTACATCCTGCGGGATGAGTCGCTGCACTGCAATTTTGGTATCGACCTGATTAATCAGATCAAGTTGGAGAATCCGCATCTGTGGACGGCTGAATTCAAGGCCGAGATCACCGAGCTGTTCAAGAAGGCGGTGGATTTGGAGTATCGCTATGCGGAGGACACCATGCCGCGTGGCGTGCTGGGTCTGAATGCGCCGATGTTCAAGTCGTATCTGCGATTCATCTGCAATCGTCGTTGCCAGCAGATTGGTCTTGATCAGCTGTTCCCGAACGAGGAGAACCCGTTCCCGTGGATGAGCGAGATGATCGATCTGAAGAAGGAGAGGAACTTCTTCGAGACGCGCGTCATTGAGTATCAGACGGGTGGGGCGTTGAGCTGGGATTGA